From a region of the Bacteroidales bacterium genome:
- a CDS encoding response regulator, which translates to MLIFNKISGLLKHNKSIEPDSELAQRILLLNFSIIAAALLNLIFSVIHFISFDKSLSIILFSFFTAFILLFYLIKNNKNYLIKAYISSIFISILFIFITFTGAGNKTGIIWGLIYPVIISFTFERKKTIIFSLLFLIITLLIFYIPNDINIWAEYSSDLKLRYLAAYILILIFIQFYLNLKQQVINIKEKKNIEIQQELSEKNKFLSNLSYQIRTPLNNITGIINLQRESLNEEVVEEVELSISNLIAIINSIPETFEKKLIPVKGKKANFCFNTVIKKSLKLFQTEKYNKLKCSLNLSNKVPSQVFGDRLLLIQIIVSVIDFFYNNLSSDNLKLDIISKEENNNIILKICCPLTDSSFNEKFKISTSEFETGSIPEISVIKNMTESASGDLKLIIEENELSFLFIFNYLEEKERKKIYDKKEVTVEEDFFKSQKKIQLKDANILLVEDDIMNNKVMTLNLYKHVNKIITAENGKEALAKYASTKIDLILMDIRMPLMDGFKTTEKIREAEQGTDSQTPIIAVTANVSAEIKKKCFKAGMNDYTTKPTNFKLLLKKMEALLN; encoded by the coding sequence TTGTTAATATTCAATAAAATATCAGGTCTTTTAAAACATAATAAAAGCATTGAACCGGATTCGGAACTTGCTCAAAGGATACTATTATTAAACTTTTCAATAATAGCTGCTGCATTATTAAATTTAATTTTTTCAGTTATTCATTTTATTTCTTTTGATAAATCTTTAAGTATTATATTATTTTCTTTTTTTACAGCATTTATTCTTTTATTTTATTTAATAAAAAATAACAAGAACTATTTAATTAAGGCCTATATATCTTCAATATTTATATCCATATTATTTATTTTTATTACTTTCACCGGTGCGGGAAATAAAACAGGAATCATTTGGGGTTTAATTTATCCGGTAATTATATCGTTCACTTTTGAACGCAAAAAAACAATTATATTTTCTTTATTATTCTTAATTATAACATTGTTAATTTTTTATATTCCAAATGATATAAATATTTGGGCTGAATATTCATCTGATTTAAAACTTCGATATCTTGCAGCATATATTTTGATTTTGATTTTTATACAGTTTTACCTTAATCTTAAACAACAAGTAATTAATATTAAAGAAAAAAAAAATATTGAAATACAACAAGAACTATCTGAAAAAAACAAGTTCCTTTCAAACTTATCATATCAAATAAGAACACCTTTAAATAATATAACCGGTATAATAAATTTACAAAGAGAAAGTCTAAACGAAGAAGTTGTTGAAGAAGTTGAACTTTCAATCAGTAATTTAATTGCAATTATAAATTCAATACCGGAAACATTTGAGAAAAAACTTATTCCGGTGAAAGGTAAGAAAGCAAATTTTTGTTTTAACACTGTAATAAAAAAATCCTTAAAGCTCTTTCAAACAGAAAAATACAATAAACTAAAATGTTCTTTGAATCTTTCAAATAAAGTTCCTTCTCAAGTTTTCGGAGACAGATTACTTCTTATTCAAATAATAGTATCAGTTATTGATTTCTTCTATAATAATTTATCTTCTGATAATTTAAAACTTGACATAATTTCAAAAGAAGAAAATAATAACATTATTTTAAAAATTTGTTGTCCTTTAACTGATAGTTCTTTCAATGAAAAGTTCAAAATTTCTACATCAGAATTTGAAACAGGTTCAATACCGGAAATTTCTGTTATAAAGAATATGACAGAATCTGCTTCAGGTGATTTGAAGTTAATTATTGAAGAAAATGAATTATCATTCCTTTTCATATTTAATTATCTTGAGGAAAAAGAAAGAAAGAAAATTTATGATAAAAAAGAAGTAACAGTTGAAGAAGACTTTTTTAAAAGTCAGAAAAAGATTCAACTTAAAGATGCAAATATATTGCTTGTAGAAGACGACATTATGAATAATAAAGTAATGACTTTAAATCTTTATAAGCATGTTAATAAGATTATTACAGCAGAAAACGGTAAAGAAGCATTGGCCAAATATGCATCAACAAAAATAGATTTGATTTTAATGGATATCAGAATGCCTCTTATGGATGGTTTTAAAACTACGGAAAAAATAAGAGAGGCTGAACAAGGAACTGATTCACAAACACCAATTATTGCTGTTACGGCAAATGTTTCAGCAGAAATTAAGAAAAAATGTTTTAAAGCAGGTATGAATGATTATACCACAAAACCTACAAATTTTAAACTGCTGTTAAAAAAAATGGAAGCACTCTTAAATTAA
- a CDS encoding GIY-YIG nuclease family protein — protein MYILQCSDGTYYTGSTKDLDRRIRQHNAGEASTGLEKNVSKESI, from the coding sequence ATGTACATTTTACAATGCTCTGACGGAACATATTACACCGGCAGCACCAAAGATTTGGATAGGAGAATCAGACAGCATAATGCGGGAGAAGCAAGTACAGGGTTGGAGAAGAACGTTTCAAAAGAAAGCATATAA
- the ppdK gene encoding pyruvate, phosphate dikinase has translation MKRVYTFGDKKAEGKTEMKNLLGGKGSNLAEMNLIGVPVPPGFTITTEVCTEYNQIGNNKTVEILKKEVEAAVKYVEKIMGTEFGSKENPLLLSVRSGARVSMPGMMDTVLNLGLNEEAVEGIAKKSGNARFAWDSYRRFVQMYGDVVLGMKPESKEDIDPFEAIMEELKEAKGIEDDTDFDVEDLKGLVTKFKVAVKNQTGHSFPDDPWEQLWGSVMAVFDSWNTDRAIYYRKINKIPGDWGTAVNVQAMVFGNMGQNSATGVAFTRDAGTGENIFTGEYLIDAQGEDVVAGTRTPQQITKEGSLRWAKLAQVSEEERASKYPSLEERMPEQYKELDKIQNKLEQHYKDIQDLEFTIQDGKLWLLQTRSGKRTGAAMIKIAVDMVKEGMIDEKTAIMRQEPERLDELLHPVFDEGAIKSANVCAKGLPASPGAATGKIVFFADDAEAEAAKGEDVILVRIETSPEDLAGMNVAKGILTAKGGMTSHAAVVARGMGKCCVSGAGSIRVNYKARTMETDGVKFKEGDWISLNGTLGEVYEGKIATIDPEVGGDFGKLMDLAEKHSRMYVRANADTGKDAAVARNFGAKGIGLTRTEHMFFEGEKIVAMREMILAEDEAGRIEALEKLLPIQRADFESVFEAMHDLPVTVRLLDPPLHEFVPHDEKGQKEMADVMGVTVADIKQKVEDLSEFNPMLGHRGCRLGNTYPEITIMQTRAIIEACLNLKKRGVTAIPEIMIPLTGTYEEMKMQEDIVRDTIKTIFAERNDKIDHLVGTMIEIPRACLTADDIAESAEFFSFGTNDLTQMAFGYSRDDAGKFLPIYIEKGILKHDPFEVLDQEGVGQLVQMACEKGRKARPNIKLGICGEHGGEPSSVEFCHRVGLDYVSCSPYRVPIARLAAAQATIREQL, from the coding sequence ATGAAAAGAGTATATACCTTCGGAGATAAGAAAGCTGAAGGTAAAACAGAAATGAAAAATTTGCTCGGCGGAAAAGGTTCTAACCTTGCCGAAATGAATCTTATTGGCGTACCGGTTCCTCCCGGATTTACAATTACCACTGAAGTATGTACAGAGTACAATCAAATTGGTAATAACAAAACTGTTGAAATACTGAAAAAAGAAGTTGAAGCAGCTGTTAAGTATGTTGAAAAAATTATGGGAACTGAATTCGGTTCAAAAGAAAATCCGCTTTTACTTTCCGTTCGTTCAGGTGCAAGAGTTTCAATGCCCGGTATGATGGATACTGTACTTAATCTCGGGCTCAATGAAGAAGCTGTAGAAGGAATTGCAAAAAAATCAGGGAATGCCAGATTTGCTTGGGATTCTTATCGTCGTTTTGTTCAAATGTACGGTGATGTTGTTCTCGGTATGAAACCTGAATCAAAAGAAGACATTGATCCCTTTGAGGCAATTATGGAAGAATTAAAAGAAGCAAAAGGCATTGAAGACGATACAGATTTTGATGTTGAAGATCTCAAAGGATTGGTTACTAAATTTAAAGTTGCCGTAAAAAATCAAACAGGACACAGTTTTCCTGATGATCCGTGGGAACAACTTTGGGGGTCAGTAATGGCAGTCTTCGACAGTTGGAATACTGACAGAGCAATTTATTACAGAAAAATTAATAAAATACCCGGAGACTGGGGTACAGCTGTAAACGTTCAAGCAATGGTTTTTGGTAATATGGGACAAAATTCTGCTACAGGTGTTGCATTTACTCGTGATGCCGGTACCGGAGAAAATATTTTTACCGGAGAGTATTTAATAGATGCTCAAGGTGAAGATGTAGTTGCAGGTACCAGAACGCCGCAACAAATTACTAAAGAAGGTTCTTTAAGATGGGCCAAATTAGCACAAGTTTCTGAAGAAGAAAGAGCTTCAAAATATCCGTCTTTGGAAGAAAGAATGCCGGAGCAATATAAAGAATTGGATAAAATTCAAAATAAATTAGAGCAACATTATAAAGATATTCAAGACCTTGAGTTTACAATTCAAGACGGTAAATTATGGTTACTTCAAACTCGCAGCGGTAAACGTACAGGTGCAGCAATGATAAAAATTGCTGTTGATATGGTTAAAGAAGGTATGATTGACGAAAAAACAGCGATCATGCGTCAAGAACCTGAAAGACTTGATGAATTATTACATCCTGTTTTTGATGAAGGAGCAATTAAGTCTGCTAATGTTTGTGCAAAAGGATTACCTGCATCTCCCGGAGCTGCAACAGGTAAAATTGTATTCTTTGCCGATGATGCTGAAGCGGAAGCGGCAAAAGGTGAAGACGTTATTTTAGTTCGTATTGAGACTTCTCCCGAAGATCTTGCAGGTATGAACGTTGCAAAAGGTATTTTAACAGCCAAAGGCGGAATGACTTCTCATGCTGCGGTTGTTGCAAGAGGTATGGGTAAATGTTGTGTATCCGGTGCAGGAAGTATTCGCGTTAATTATAAGGCTCGTACAATGGAAACTGACGGAGTAAAATTCAAAGAAGGTGATTGGATTTCATTGAACGGAACTCTCGGAGAAGTTTATGAAGGTAAAATAGCTACAATTGATCCTGAAGTAGGTGGTGATTTTGGTAAATTAATGGATCTTGCCGAAAAACATTCAAGAATGTATGTAAGAGCCAATGCAGATACCGGTAAAGATGCTGCTGTAGCAAGAAATTTTGGTGCAAAAGGTATCGGTTTAACAAGAACTGAACATATGTTCTTTGAAGGAGAAAAAATTGTTGCAATGCGTGAAATGATTCTTGCTGAAGATGAAGCAGGAAGAATAGAAGCTTTAGAGAAATTATTGCCTATTCAAAGAGCCGATTTCGAAAGTGTATTTGAAGCAATGCACGATTTACCTGTAACAGTTCGATTACTTGATCCGCCATTGCACGAGTTTGTTCCTCATGATGAAAAAGGACAAAAAGAAATGGCAGATGTTATGGGTGTAACAGTTGCAGATATTAAACAAAAAGTTGAGGATTTATCAGAATTTAACCCGATGCTGGGTCACAGAGGTTGTCGTTTGGGAAATACATATCCTGAAATTACAATAATGCAAACCAGAGCAATTATTGAGGCTTGTCTTAATCTGAAAAAAAGAGGGGTTACAGCTATTCCTGAAATAATGATTCCTTTAACAGGAACTTATGAAGAAATGAAAATGCAAGAAGATATTGTACGAGATACAATTAAAACGATTTTTGCAGAACGTAATGATAAAATTGATCATTTGGTGGGAACAATGATTGAGATTCCTCGTGCTTGCTTAACAGCAGATGATATTGCCGAATCTGCCGAATTTTTCTCATTCGGAACAAACGACCTTACTCAAATGGCATTCGGATATTCAAGAGATGATGCCGGTAAATTCTTACCGATTTATATTGAAAAAGGTATCTTAAAGCATGATCCGTTTGAAGTATTAGATCAAGAGGGAGTTGGACAATTGGTTCAAATGGCTTGTGAAAAAGGGCGAAAAGCAAGGCCTAATATTAAATTAGGTATTTGCGGTGAGCACGGCGGAGAGCCTTCGTCTGTTGAGTTTTGTCACAGAGTCGGTTTAGATTATGTAAGTTGTTCACCTTATCGTGTACCGATTGCACGTTTGGCTGCTGCTCAAGCAACTATCAGAGAACAGTTGTAA
- a CDS encoding PAS domain S-box protein — translation MKQNILVIDDSTNISELVSEILSTEEIIIIKANNGKLGLKKARAIIPDLILLDIMMPEIDGFEVCKILKNDDKTKDIPVIFMSALVEKEDIIKGLRLGAVDYVKKPFNEDELQLRINIHLELLKPKKKLKKETEIRKKTEKKLQKSEKRFRNLFLSVPVGLYRTDKNGQIIEANPALVKMLNYPNRKTLLNTNVKNIFVDPNKRDDEIKLLTSRKTVTSYSFQLYKYDGNIISVLDSARIIKNKEGEILCYEGSMINITEREKVQRALKESEEKYRILFEKSNDAILLIDNDRFVDCNSSVIKMLGYKKKSDLLNKHPAELSPEIQPDGRQSYEKAKEMIAIASKKGNYKFEWVHTRANGEDFPVEVWLTAIPYHNKKIIHTVWRDLTQRKKNEQRIQRKNNKLKEAYIELIKNKEEIETAHKDIIANIKYAKSIQNALLTSKKLIDAYINNYFLLFNPKEEVSGDFYYINKINDYIIFAVADCTGHGVTGGFLTVIGITYLHEIVRKKEVSNSSEVLNILRQRLKETFRTFGSENQNGLDIAFCAINTKTNILQYSGAYNPLWIIRNNELLEYKATRNPIGFHYIEMDFICHEIQLQNNDLIYLFSDGFFDQINEEERKFTKKRFRELLLKENSLPFNKQKIVLEQEFKKWKGNCNQIDDVTVMGVKWNV, via the coding sequence TTGAAACAAAATATTTTAGTAATTGATGACAGCACCAATATATCAGAACTTGTTTCTGAAATTTTAAGTACGGAAGAAATTATTATTATAAAGGCAAATAATGGTAAGCTCGGATTAAAAAAAGCACGTGCAATAATCCCGGATTTGATTTTGTTGGATATAATGATGCCTGAGATTGATGGTTTTGAAGTTTGTAAGATTTTAAAAAATGATGATAAAACAAAAGATATTCCCGTAATATTTATGTCGGCATTAGTTGAGAAAGAAGATATTATAAAAGGTCTTCGACTTGGAGCTGTTGATTATGTCAAGAAACCTTTTAATGAGGATGAACTGCAATTGAGAATAAATATTCATTTAGAATTATTAAAACCAAAGAAAAAGTTAAAAAAGGAAACTGAAATAAGAAAAAAAACAGAAAAAAAGCTCCAAAAAAGTGAAAAACGTTTTCGCAATTTGTTTTTAAGTGTACCTGTTGGGTTATATCGTACAGATAAGAACGGTCAAATTATTGAAGCTAATCCTGCACTTGTAAAAATGCTGAATTATCCTAATCGTAAGACATTGTTAAATACAAATGTCAAGAATATTTTTGTTGATCCTAATAAACGAGATGACGAAATTAAGTTATTGACTTCAAGAAAAACTGTTACCAGCTATAGTTTTCAATTGTATAAGTATGACGGTAATATTATTTCGGTATTAGACTCAGCAAGAATTATTAAAAATAAGGAAGGGGAAATACTTTGCTATGAAGGAAGTATGATAAATATTACAGAACGTGAAAAAGTTCAACGAGCACTAAAAGAAAGTGAAGAAAAATACAGAATATTGTTTGAAAAAAGCAATGATGCAATATTACTTATAGATAATGATAGATTTGTTGATTGTAATTCATCTGTTATTAAGATGCTGGGCTATAAAAAGAAATCAGATTTATTAAATAAGCATCCGGCCGAATTATCTCCCGAAATTCAACCCGACGGAAGACAATCCTATGAAAAAGCAAAAGAAATGATTGCAATTGCCTCCAAAAAAGGAAATTATAAGTTTGAATGGGTGCATACACGAGCAAACGGAGAAGACTTTCCGGTTGAAGTTTGGTTAACAGCAATACCATATCATAATAAAAAAATTATACATACTGTGTGGCGTGATTTAACCCAAAGAAAAAAAAACGAACAAAGAATACAAAGAAAAAATAATAAATTAAAGGAAGCATATATAGAATTAATAAAAAATAAAGAAGAAATAGAAACAGCACATAAAGATATTATTGCCAATATTAAATATGCTAAATCTATACAAAATGCTCTTTTAACAAGTAAAAAACTAATTGATGCATATATTAATAACTATTTTCTTCTGTTTAATCCAAAAGAAGAAGTAAGCGGTGATTTTTACTATATTAACAAGATTAACGATTACATAATTTTTGCAGTTGCAGATTGTACCGGACACGGTGTAACCGGTGGTTTTCTTACTGTGATCGGTATTACTTATTTGCATGAAATTGTCAGAAAAAAAGAAGTAAGTAATTCAAGTGAAGTGTTAAATATATTGCGACAAAGATTAAAAGAAACTTTTAGAACTTTTGGTTCCGAAAATCAAAACGGACTTGATATTGCTTTTTGTGCAATTAACACAAAAACTAATATATTGCAATATTCAGGAGCATACAATCCGCTTTGGATTATCAGAAATAATGAACTGCTTGAATATAAAGCTACAAGAAATCCCATAGGGTTTCATTATATAGAAATGGATTTTATTTGTCATGAAATTCAACTTCAGAATAATGATTTAATTTATCTGTTTTCAGATGGATTCTTTGATCAAATAAATGAAGAAGAAAGAAAATTCACAAAAAAACGCTTTAGAGAATTACTGTTAAAAGAAAATTCACTGCCTTTTAATAAACAGAAAATTGTTTTAGAACAAGAATTTAAAAAATGGAAAGGAAACTGTAACCAAATAGATGATGTAACAGTTATGGGAGTCAAATGGAATGTTTAA
- a CDS encoding SpoIIE family protein phosphatase, with translation MNNLPQEIIENIGEGICVINFNEEFIYTNPALCNIFDVPNEKLTGRCIKDFIDDFEWKKILDQTKIRKTGKKSTYDIVITTEKRKKKVLLFTGTPNYNQNGAVINTIGIFRDISVRAAEKVKIKEANKQNEELHQQLFTQTIQADIQKKKVEDYSKQLNDGINFAKTVQTSLLPNVSCLKEGLSEDIFILYKPKQTIGGDFYYYKKRNDFIVFAVADCTGHGVSGALISMLGIAFLDDIIEKSRLLDSGEILRELREKVKKAFIAYGDDVQNKNGMDISFCIINKKTDSVQFSGAYNPLYIIRNNELKEYKGTKNPIAFYPVEKEFETHQIQLQKGDNIYLFSDGFQDQLGGVGESKKKYSRKRFKEFLLKIHKFDFVKQEQVLEKELKNWAGDYEQIDDVTIMGLKWQM, from the coding sequence ATGAATAATTTACCACAAGAGATTATTGAGAACATAGGAGAAGGCATATGTGTTATAAATTTCAATGAGGAATTTATATATACAAATCCTGCACTGTGTAATATTTTTGATGTTCCGAATGAAAAACTCACAGGCAGATGTATTAAAGATTTTATTGATGATTTTGAATGGAAAAAAATCCTTGATCAAACGAAAATTCGAAAAACGGGAAAAAAGTCTACTTATGATATAGTAATTACCACTGAAAAGAGAAAAAAAAAGGTATTATTATTTACCGGTACTCCCAACTACAATCAAAACGGGGCTGTAATAAATACAATCGGTATTTTTAGAGATATTAGCGTAAGAGCTGCAGAAAAAGTAAAAATAAAAGAAGCCAATAAACAGAATGAAGAGTTGCACCAACAATTATTTACTCAAACAATTCAAGCGGATATTCAAAAAAAGAAAGTTGAAGATTATTCAAAACAACTGAACGACGGAATAAATTTTGCAAAGACTGTTCAGACTTCATTATTACCAAACGTTTCTTGTTTAAAAGAGGGACTTTCCGAAGATATCTTCATTTTATACAAACCCAAACAAACTATTGGAGGTGATTTTTATTATTATAAAAAAAGAAACGACTTTATTGTATTTGCTGTTGCCGATTGTACCGGGCATGGTGTTTCAGGTGCTCTGATTTCTATGTTGGGGATTGCGTTTTTAGATGATATTATTGAAAAATCTCGTTTATTAGATTCCGGCGAAATACTCAGGGAACTCAGAGAAAAGGTTAAAAAAGCATTTATAGCCTATGGTGACGATGTACAAAATAAAAACGGAATGGATATTTCCTTTTGCATTATCAATAAAAAAACAGATTCAGTACAATTCTCCGGAGCTTATAATCCTTTGTATATTATCAGAAACAATGAATTAAAAGAATATAAAGGTACAAAAAACCCTATAGCGTTCTATCCGGTTGAAAAAGAATTTGAAACACATCAAATTCAATTGCAAAAAGGCGATAATATATATTTATTTTCTGATGGTTTTCAAGATCAATTAGGAGGTGTAGGTGAGTCAAAAAAAAAATATTCAAGGAAAAGATTCAAAGAGTTTTTATTAAAGATACATAAATTTGATTTTGTAAAACAAGAGCAAGTTTTAGAGAAAGAACTGAAAAATTGGGCAGGAGATTATGAACAAATTGATGACGTTACAATTATGGGGCTGAAATGGCAAATGTAA
- a CDS encoding DUF1987 domain-containing protein, giving the protein MLLEKTKESPFIYLSAEHCKFEIKGSSFSEYINEIYDDVLKWMDDNIPEMKCTLHCEFHFHVVSSVSRKKILQVFIKLSEFYRKGNKFEIIWYVDKGDEDVLDLSEEITELLHIPMKIIEV; this is encoded by the coding sequence ATGCTATTAGAAAAAACAAAAGAATCTCCTTTTATATATCTGTCAGCAGAACATTGTAAATTTGAGATAAAGGGTTCATCATTTTCTGAATATATTAATGAAATTTATGATGACGTATTAAAATGGATGGATGATAATATTCCGGAAATGAAATGTACATTGCATTGTGAGTTTCATTTTCATGTAGTCAGCAGTGTTTCTCGGAAAAAAATATTGCAAGTTTTTATAAAGTTATCTGAATTTTACAGAAAAGGAAATAAATTTGAGATTATTTGGTATGTTGATAAAGGAGATGAAGATGTATTAGATTTATCTGAAGAAATTACCGAATTATTGCATATTCCGATGAAGATAATTGAGGTTTAA
- a CDS encoding DUF4388 domain-containing protein, protein MNSSKGRFAPQKYKGDIKEIPLYTIIDYISFTCILYIENGENTGALFFENGDITGARLNNDFNINKSKDILNLTTGTFSYHRWKNEFEIETKQLRDVLYFIEIANINADISFIFKNKLIYIYCSDGAIVGINPHQKEIKTFIDDILKETKGNIKIKSNGGQSGDMKEYFSEIIDSDKKELNLKAENKKTSNINRIKSSGNKSNNIKECFINTDIIEQSFKNLKDDLEDTFLAGNIFTAKMGKPIYSFNSKTNQSVLFAKLHKVINDLFSNSSLGNINEYYLLDMQDNYLVFILTFTEHHFGLVFDKSKIQLGYLFNIIKPILTNDYYNALK, encoded by the coding sequence ATGAATTCAAGTAAAGGTAGATTTGCCCCTCAAAAGTATAAGGGAGATATTAAGGAAATTCCGTTATATACGATTATAGATTATATATCTTTCACATGTATTCTTTATATTGAAAACGGAGAAAATACAGGAGCTTTATTTTTCGAAAACGGAGATATAACAGGGGCAAGACTTAATAATGATTTTAACATTAATAAAAGCAAGGATATTTTAAACTTAACCACCGGAACTTTTTCTTATCACAGATGGAAAAATGAATTTGAAATTGAAACCAAGCAATTAAGGGATGTTTTATATTTTATTGAAATTGCAAATATAAATGCAGATATTAGTTTTATTTTTAAAAATAAACTTATATATATATATTGTTCTGATGGCGCAATTGTGGGAATTAATCCGCATCAGAAAGAAATAAAAACATTTATTGATGATATTTTAAAAGAAACGAAAGGAAATATTAAAATTAAGAGTAACGGAGGGCAAAGCGGAGATATGAAAGAATATTTCAGTGAAATTATTGATTCTGATAAAAAAGAATTAAATCTAAAAGCTGAAAATAAAAAAACATCAAATATAAATAGAATAAAGAGTTCCGGTAATAAATCAAATAATATTAAAGAATGTTTCATCAATACAGATATAATTGAGCAATCTTTTAAAAATTTAAAAGATGATTTGGAAGATACATTTTTAGCAGGAAATATTTTTACGGCTAAAATGGGAAAACCGATATATAGTTTTAACAGTAAAACTAATCAATCAGTTTTATTTGCAAAGTTACATAAGGTAATAAATGATTTGTTTTCCAATTCAAGCTTAGGCAATATCAATGAATACTATTTACTTGATATGCAAGACAATTATCTTGTTTTTATATTAACCTTTACTGAACATCATTTTGGATTGGTTTTTGACAAATCAAAAATACAATTAGGTTATTTATTTAATATAATAAAACCTATTTTAACAAATGATTATTATAATGCTTTAAAATAA
- a CDS encoding glycosyltransferase: protein MHLFLIIFSIFGIIYFFQISKYIYGFRKLKSYRIIIDNIIFENKKRLSVIIPFKNEEKNLETLIHNLSNQTLKNNLYEIILVNDNSTDNSVKVLEQLLSNKDNFKLIHSDSKPEGKKTALSFGITRAKGDLIVTTDADCTHNKKWLETILNYYNKHKPKMLIAPVLMQGKSFFGNMQSLEFLSLIASTAGSTGIGHPIMCNGANLSYEKKVYEEFKDALNMKEKSGDDIFLLHNIKKKYPKEIHFLKSNDAVVYTKAEKSLKSFFRQRVRWASKSSSYKDSDSIISSIIVLLSNLLLIVLYVLSIFDISFLTTALVLTMLKIIPDLILILLSAGYFKIKKLIAYFPVTMTVYPFYIVITAVAGLFTKKISWK from the coding sequence ATGCATCTGTTTCTCATTATATTTTCAATATTCGGTATTATATATTTCTTTCAAATAAGTAAATATATATACGGCTTCAGGAAACTTAAATCATATAGAATTATCATTGATAATATCATATTTGAAAACAAAAAAAGATTATCGGTAATAATTCCTTTTAAAAATGAAGAAAAAAACTTGGAAACATTGATACATAATCTTTCAAATCAAACTCTTAAAAATAACTTATATGAGATAATTTTAGTGAATGATAATTCAACTGATAATTCAGTAAAGGTTTTAGAACAATTGTTAAGCAATAAAGATAATTTCAAACTTATACATTCAGATTCTAAACCGGAAGGGAAAAAGACTGCTTTATCCTTCGGAATTACACGAGCGAAAGGAGATTTAATCGTAACAACAGATGCTGATTGCACTCATAATAAAAAATGGCTTGAAACTATTCTGAATTACTATAATAAGCATAAACCAAAAATGCTTATTGCTCCTGTATTAATGCAAGGAAAAAGCTTTTTCGGGAATATGCAATCATTAGAATTCCTGAGCTTAATTGCTTCTACTGCCGGATCAACCGGAATCGGACATCCGATAATGTGCAACGGCGCAAATTTATCTTATGAAAAAAAGGTTTATGAAGAATTTAAAGATGCATTAAACATGAAAGAAAAATCGGGAGATGATATTTTTTTATTACATAATATAAAAAAGAAATATCCGAAAGAAATACATTTCCTAAAATCAAATGATGCGGTTGTATATACAAAAGCAGAGAAATCATTGAAATCTTTTTTCAGGCAAAGGGTAAGATGGGCTTCAAAAAGCAGCAGTTATAAAGATTCTGATTCAATTATAAGTTCAATAATTGTTTTATTAAGCAATCTTTTATTAATTGTATTGTATGTCTTATCAATATTTGATATTAGCTTTTTAACAACAGCATTAGTGCTTACGATGTTAAAAATCATCCCTGATCTTATACTTATTTTATTATCAGCCGGTTACTTTAAAATAAAAAAACTTATTGCATATTTTCCGGTTACTATGACAGTTTATCCGTTTTATATTGTAATTACTGCTGTTGCAGGATTGTTTACTAAAAAGATTTCTTGGAAGTGA